A single genomic interval of Microbacterium sp. BLY harbors:
- a CDS encoding DUF917 domain-containing protein, with amino-acid sequence MSTTITTADIDGLARGAAVLGTGGGGDPYIGALLARQALTSGDVTVVALDDVPDDALVLFVAMMGAPTVMVEKLPSLAEVIEPVRALGIHLGRPVTHIACAEVGGVNSTIPIAAAAALGLPLVDADGMGRAFPELQMVLPTLSGVTASPLAFSDEKGNTGVLQTADNSWTERIARVACVEMGCSVMISGFLMTGVEARESLVAGSLSRCIAIGQRIAEAREAKTDPVAAVVGLLGGRELFGGKVADVNRATTTGFARGRARIDGDGGASLTLQFQNEHLVAEADGRVLATTPDLIMVLDGESGEPITTEGLRYGQRVRVIAAPADERWHSDAALAMVGPGYFGYDIPAHRFDGTVSTGRATAGAVA; translated from the coding sequence ATGAGCACGACGATCACCACCGCCGACATCGACGGCCTCGCCCGCGGCGCGGCTGTGCTGGGCACCGGCGGGGGCGGCGACCCCTACATCGGCGCGCTCCTCGCCCGGCAGGCGCTCACCTCCGGGGACGTCACGGTCGTGGCGCTCGACGACGTGCCCGACGACGCGCTCGTCCTGTTCGTGGCGATGATGGGAGCCCCCACCGTCATGGTGGAGAAGCTGCCGAGCCTCGCCGAGGTGATCGAGCCGGTCAGGGCGCTCGGCATCCACCTCGGCCGCCCCGTGACGCACATCGCGTGCGCCGAGGTCGGCGGGGTGAACTCCACGATCCCCATCGCGGCGGCGGCCGCGCTGGGCCTCCCGCTCGTCGATGCGGACGGCATGGGGCGTGCGTTCCCCGAACTGCAGATGGTGCTCCCGACGCTCTCCGGCGTGACGGCCTCGCCCCTCGCGTTCAGCGACGAGAAGGGGAACACCGGGGTGCTGCAGACGGCCGACAACTCCTGGACCGAGCGCATCGCCCGCGTCGCCTGCGTCGAGATGGGCTGCTCCGTCATGATCTCGGGCTTCTTGATGACCGGCGTCGAGGCGCGGGAGTCGCTGGTGGCGGGGTCGCTGTCCCGGTGCATCGCGATCGGTCAGCGGATCGCGGAGGCACGGGAGGCGAAGACCGATCCGGTCGCCGCGGTCGTCGGCCTCCTCGGCGGTCGCGAGCTGTTCGGCGGCAAGGTCGCCGACGTGAATCGGGCGACGACGACCGGCTTCGCCCGTGGTCGCGCACGGATCGACGGGGACGGCGGGGCGTCGTTGACGCTGCAGTTCCAGAACGAGCACCTCGTGGCTGAGGCGGACGGCCGGGTGCTGGCGACCACGCCCGACCTCATCATGGTGCTCGACGGCGAGTCGGGGGAGCCGATCACGACGGAGGGGCTGCGCTACGGGCAGCGGGTCCGCGTGATCGCGGCGCCGGCCGATGAGCGCTGGCACTCCGACGCGGCCCTCGCGATGGTCGGTCCCGGCTACTTCGGCTACGACATCCCGGCGCACCGGTTCGACGGGACGGTCTCGACGGGGCGCGCGACGGCGGGAGCGGTGGCATGA
- a CDS encoding DUF917 domain-containing protein: MSWELTAADLPDLARGATLLGTGGGGDPYIGKMLVERVLGDGSITILDPDELPDDLFVIPTAQMGAPTVMVEKIPAGTEPTLALRTLEDHLGRRADATMPIECGGINSMIPLIVAAETGLPVVDADGMGRAFPELSMETFAVYGVHGSPLALAGERGERVVIDTGDDDRQMEWLARGITIRLGGVGHIAEYAMSGADVRRTAVPRTISMALALGRAIRIAREEHRSPFAAIAETLATTLYPHVRELCVGKVMDVERRTTEGFAKGRAVIAPLGAAEDDTFEIAFQNENLTARRGGRLVAIVPDLICVVDHETAEPITTEGLRYGQRVRVLGISTPAMMRTPEALATFGPRAFGLAEDFAPVEGAAAS; the protein is encoded by the coding sequence ATGAGCTGGGAGCTCACGGCGGCGGACCTCCCCGACCTCGCACGCGGGGCGACGCTGCTGGGTACCGGTGGCGGTGGCGACCCCTACATCGGCAAGATGCTGGTGGAGCGGGTGCTCGGCGACGGCAGCATCACGATCCTCGACCCGGACGAGCTGCCGGACGATCTGTTCGTCATCCCGACGGCCCAGATGGGGGCGCCGACCGTGATGGTCGAGAAGATCCCGGCCGGCACGGAGCCCACCCTCGCCCTGCGCACGCTCGAGGATCACCTCGGTCGCCGCGCGGATGCGACCATGCCGATCGAGTGCGGCGGGATCAACTCGATGATCCCGCTCATCGTCGCGGCCGAGACCGGGCTCCCGGTCGTCGACGCGGACGGCATGGGGCGGGCGTTCCCCGAGCTGTCGATGGAGACCTTCGCGGTGTACGGCGTGCACGGTTCACCGCTCGCCCTGGCCGGCGAGCGCGGGGAGCGTGTGGTCATCGACACCGGCGATGATGATCGGCAGATGGAGTGGCTCGCCCGCGGGATCACGATCCGGCTGGGCGGCGTCGGCCATATCGCGGAGTACGCGATGAGTGGCGCGGATGTGCGGCGGACCGCGGTGCCGCGCACCATCTCCATGGCCCTCGCGCTGGGCCGGGCGATCCGGATCGCCCGGGAGGAGCACCGTTCCCCGTTCGCGGCGATCGCCGAGACCCTGGCGACCACGCTCTACCCGCATGTGCGCGAGTTGTGCGTCGGGAAGGTCATGGACGTCGAGCGGCGGACGACCGAGGGTTTCGCCAAGGGCAGGGCCGTCATCGCCCCGCTCGGCGCCGCGGAGGACGACACGTTCGAGATCGCCTTCCAGAACGAGAACCTCACGGCGCGGCGGGGCGGACGACTTGTCGCGATCGTGCCCGACCTCATCTGCGTCGTCGATCATGAGACGGCCGAGCCCATCACCACGGAGGGCCTCCGTTACGGCCAGCGAGTCCGGGTGCTCGGCATCTCGACACCCGCGATGATGCGCACCCCCGAGGCTCTCGCGACCTTCGGCCCGCGGGCCTTCGGGCTCGCGGAGGACTTCGCCCCGGTCGAGGGCGCCGCCGCGTCCTAG
- a CDS encoding DUF917 family protein: MRLERDDLKALARGYALLGSGGGGSTTMLELILDTTARWPIDVAPVDSLAPETPCLGVAFVGSTMLLGERMPGAAPFAPLLAAVERWLGHSVPAVCSLEGGGMNGLAPLTLAGSHTVVDADCTGRAVPGLDQMSLFVDRVPGLVFACETGAGGVALVEATRAIDAERVVRSAIIQAGGVGCAVLAGFTVGDLREHAIEDHLARALTLGRSFLAHLTAPLPVVAELLGGVLLAEGRIVSAAPSRTDPHVNAVEITGLAGAVHRVVTRSETLAVLTDGVLVAAAPEIIVLLDAVSREVLEVTELAPGRTVAVIALPAPAWWNARPERRARVVPSAYGLAELDVA; encoded by the coding sequence ATGAGGCTGGAGCGGGACGACCTGAAGGCGCTCGCCCGCGGATATGCGCTGCTGGGATCCGGTGGCGGGGGCTCCACGACGATGCTCGAGCTCATCCTCGACACGACGGCGCGATGGCCCATCGACGTGGCGCCGGTCGACTCCCTCGCTCCGGAGACGCCGTGCCTCGGGGTCGCGTTCGTGGGGTCGACGATGCTGCTCGGCGAGCGGATGCCCGGCGCCGCGCCGTTCGCCCCGCTGCTCGCCGCGGTCGAGCGGTGGCTCGGCCACTCCGTCCCCGCCGTGTGCTCCCTCGAGGGCGGAGGGATGAACGGCCTCGCTCCGCTCACGCTGGCCGGATCGCACACCGTCGTGGACGCGGACTGCACGGGGCGTGCAGTGCCGGGGCTCGACCAGATGTCGCTGTTCGTCGACCGCGTACCGGGGCTGGTGTTCGCGTGCGAGACGGGGGCCGGCGGCGTGGCGCTCGTGGAGGCGACGAGGGCGATCGATGCCGAGCGCGTGGTGCGTTCGGCCATCATCCAGGCCGGCGGGGTCGGCTGCGCCGTGCTCGCCGGATTCACCGTGGGCGACCTCCGCGAGCACGCCATCGAGGACCACCTGGCGCGTGCCCTCACCCTCGGCCGCAGTTTCCTCGCGCACCTCACCGCCCCGCTGCCGGTGGTCGCGGAGCTGCTCGGCGGGGTCCTGCTCGCCGAGGGCCGCATCGTGTCGGCGGCGCCGTCGCGCACGGATCCGCACGTGAACGCGGTCGAGATCACCGGGCTGGCCGGAGCGGTGCATCGCGTGGTCACGAGGTCCGAGACGCTCGCGGTGCTCACCGACGGCGTCCTCGTCGCCGCTGCTCCCGAGATCATCGTGCTCCTGGACGCGGTGTCCCGTGAGGTGCTCGAAGTCACCGAGCTCGCCCCCGGCCGGACGGTGGCGGTCATCGCGCTGCCGGCACCGGCGTGGTGGAATGCGCGCCCGGAGCGGCGGGCGCGGGTCGTCCCGTCCGCCTACGGCCTCGCCGAACTGGACGTCGCGTGA